A genomic segment from Cryptococcus gattii WM276 chromosome J, complete sequence encodes:
- a CDS encoding adenosylhomocysteinase, putative (Similar to TIGR gene model, INSD accession AAW43030.1~adenosylhomocysteinase (S-adenosyl-L-homocysteine hydrolase, ADOHCYASE)), whose translation MSNYKVADISLAAFGRKEIELAEHEMPGLMYLREKYAQSQPLKGARIAGCLHMTIQTAVLIETLTALGAQVTWSSCNIFSTQDHAAAAIAATGVPVFAWKGETEEEYLWCIDQTLKAFPGGQALNMILDDGGDLTSLVHEKYPELLNDVKGVSEETTTGVHHLYKMFKDGKLKVPAINVNDSVTKSKFDNYYGCRESLVDGIKRATDVMLAGKVAVVAGFGDVGKGCAESLRSYGARVIVTEIDPINALQAAMAGYEVTTMEEAAPRGNVFVTTTGCRDIITGAHFEAMPEDAIVSNIGHFDVEIDVAWLKANAVECVNIKPQVDRFTMKSGRHVILLAEGRLVNLGCGTGHPSFVMSCSFANQVLAQIALWTNPQAYPLGVHMLPKSLDEEVARAHLAQLGIKLTTMTKVQADYLGLPVQGPYKPDHYRY comes from the exons ATG TCTAACTACAAGGTCGCCGACATCTCTCTTGCCGCTTTCGGCCGAAAGGAGATTGAGCTCGCTGAACACGAGATGCCCGGTCTCATGTACCTGCGTGAGAAGTACGCCCAGTCCCAGCCCCTCAAGGGTGCCAGGATTGCTGGTTGTCTCCACAT GACCATCCAGACAGCTGTTCTCATCGAAACCCTTACCGCTCTCGGTGCCCAGGTCACCTGGTCTTCCTGCAACATCTTCTCTACCCAGGACCACGCCGCTGCTGCCATCGCCGCCACGGGTGTCCCTGTCTTCGCCTGGAAGGGTGAGACCGAGGAGGAGTACCTCTGGTGTATCGACCAGACCCTTAAGGCTTTCCCCGGAGGCCAGGCTCTTAACATGATCCTCGATGACGGTGGTGACCTTACCTCTTTGGTTCACGAGAAGTACCCCGAGCTCCTCAACG ACGTCAAGGGTGTTTCTGAGGAGACCACCACCGGTGTCCACCACCTTTATAAGATGTTCAAGGACGGCAAGCTCAAGGTCCCTGCTATCAACGTTAACGATTCCGTGACGAAGTCCAAGTTCGACAACTACTACGGTTGCCGAGAGTCCCTTGTTGACGGTATCAAGCGAGCCACCGACGTTATGCTTGCCGGTAAGGTCGCTGTCGTTGCCGGTTTCGGTGATGTCGGTAAGGGTTGTGCCGAGTCCCTCCGATCTTACGGTGCCCGAGTCATCGTTACCGAGATCGACCCCATCAACGCTCTCCAGGCCGCTATGGCCGGTTATGAGGTCACCACCATGGAGGAGGCTGCTCCCCGTGGTAACGTCTTCGTTACCACCACTGGCTGCAGGGACATCATCACTGGCGCCCACTTCGAGGCCATGCCTGAGGACGCTATCGTCTCCAA CATCGGCCACTTCGACGTTGAGATCGACGTTGCTTGGCTCAAGGCCAACGCCGTTGAGTGCGTTAACATCAAGCCCCAGGTTGACCGATTCACCATGAAGAGCGGTCGACACGTTATTCTCCTCGCTGAGGGTCGTCTTGTCAACCTTGGTTGTGGTACCGGCCATCCCTCTTTCG TTATGTCCTGTTCTTTTGCCAACCAGGTTTTGGCTCAGATCGCCCTTTGGACTAATCCCCAGGCTTACCCTCTCGGTGTCCACATGCTCCCCAAGTCTCTTGACGAGGAGGTTGCTCGTGCCCACTTGGCTCAGCTCGGCATCAAGCTCACCACGATGACTAAGGTTCAGGCCGACTACCTCGGTTTGCCCGTCCAGGGTCCTTACAAGCCCGACCACTAC AGGTACTAA
- a CDS encoding Allantoate permease of the major facilitator superfamily, putative (Similar to TIGR gene model, INSD accession AAW46090.1) yields the protein MASRNSKTGEFADDSKEAIRNLPELNNGTNTSSRVLVTEADTDSTAKFYNEHKEAARPLNPEIVHALTRRNFWYLLCQTWWISFLIHLDESTLSQASTMGIFNDVNMTKKQYNDLFVLYYTGYLVGLWPGAWIAQRIGHKRFITGSLFIWALLVGVHPAVKTGQQLMAVRFLLGLTASQIIPSTTVLHQSFFPPKSSPWVQLLWWSAGSVANVLLTMVAYKLIIDEGNGLLVAGIASWKWMNIMCAIITFVIFAPLVIFWLNIEQKVHTITMIRDTHSGIANSTFKWSQVQECFTDIKSWMFFFHMFWNEIPNNTSQQLPLIIVGFGFTPAESALLNIAKPLWGSVLVLITAAMMYGTKLGTGYVCAISYLPCTIGGIIELTAPWSNKVALVVGTQISSFKPSYLLGLTWAGTTTTGYTKKMCLMTTCVIAAAASNMIAPEFWQEKYQPRYRLPWAFMTAAWVICPLMCLLIRFYLKRENDRRDKLMAEQQLAEGVADKELLVIFGEDHEVLKIHEADLDLTDRENHKFRYPL from the exons ATGGCAAGTCGGAATTCAAAAACAGGAGAATTTGCAGACGACTCCAAGGAAGCTATCCGCAATCTTCCCGAGCTCAATAACGGCACCAATACTAGCTCAAGGGTATTAGTCACGGAAGCCGATACCGACAGCACGGCCAAATTCTACAATGAGCACAAGGAAGCCGCTCGTCCTCTCAACCCCGAGATTGTACATGCTCTCACTAGAAGGAATTTTTGGTATCTACTCTGTCAAACATGGTGGATTTCATTCTTGATTCATCTTGACGAATCGACGCTTTCGCAAGCGAGCACGATGGGTATCTTTAACGACGTCAATATGACCAAGAAGCAATATAACGATCTCTTTGTCCTGTACTATACTGGATATCTTGTAGGTTTATGGCCCGGAGCATGGATAGCTCAGCGGATTGGACACAAACGCTTCATCACAGGTTCACTTTTTATCTGGGCATTGCTGGTTGGCGTACATCCTGCCGTTAAGACTGGACAACAGCTCATGGCAGTTCGATTCCTTTTGGGATTA ACGGCCTCACAAATCATTCCATCCACTACTGTGCTTCACCAGTCATTTTTCCCTCCAAAGAGCAGCCCGTGGGTTCAGCTCCTCTGGTGGTCTGCCGGCAGTGTCGCCAACGTACTACTCACTATGGTGGCATACAAGTTGATTATCGACGAGGGAAATGGCTTGCTTGTTGCAGGCATTGCATCTTGGAAATGGATGAATATCATGTGCGCTATCATCACCTTTGTTATTTTCGCCCCCCTGGTCATATTT TGGCTAAATATTGAACAAAAAGTACACACTATCACCATGATCCGAGATACACATTCGGGGATTGCGAATTCGACTTTCAAATGGTCTCAAGTGCAAGAATGCTTCACAGACATAAAAAGTTGGATGTTCTT CTTCCATATGTTTTGGAATGAAATCCCCAACAACACGTCTCAACAGCTACCCCTTATTATTGTCGGTTTCGGCTTCACTCCAGCCGAGAGTGCGTTACTGAACATTGCTAAGCCGCTCTGGGGATCCGTGCTTGTCCTTATCACTGCTGCTATGATGTATGGCACTAAACTAGGAACAGGATACGTTTGCGCCATTTCATATCTTCCATGCACGATTGGCGGTATCATCGAG TTAACCGCCCCATGGTCAAACAAAGTTGCCCTTGTTGTTGGCACTCAAATTTCCTCGTTCAAACCATCGTATTTGCTTGGCCTCACTTGGGCAGGAACAACAACTACAGGCTATACCAAAAAGATGTGTCTAATGACTACCTGTGTTATTGCTGCAGCTGCATCAAACATGATCGCACCCGA GTTTTGGCAGGAAAAGTATCAACCTCGCTATCGACTTCCCTGGGCGTTTATGACTGCGGCATGGGTTATCTGCCCACTCATGTGTCTCCTGATCAGATTTTACCTGAAAAGGGAGAACGATCGTCGTGATAAGTTGATGGCAGAGCAACAATTAGCCGAAGGCGTGGCGGACAAGGAACTATTAGTGATTTTCGGGGAGGATCATGAGGTGCTCAAGATTCATGAGGCGGACTTGGATCTGACGGATAGGGAGAACCATAAGTTTAGGTATCCTCTATGA
- a CDS encoding exocyst complex component protein, putative (Similar to TIGR gene model, INSD accession AAW43060.1): MSAQDVPPRRPAKRNTTTAVRSSKPGDPAIERTLQLSTFENSYSTEEFIGALSEKLIAESKANPGLAERTKKMETDVRRAEREYGKRLRELDGGFEAIGKSFTNLESKVTNVGRTAVRIAITGENTSPLEQLFATRTSRQGREKLAVVLRRLMAIAKDVADNAATALSEAEAGAVPKEVTNGDGESQEPVVSQKVVSKRRMEREKAERVRDEIEGYCERFEKELLKLFDRSYRKGDPRMMAHCAKTLQEFNGGASCIQIYVNQHDFFIKDHSQIEKDEKDGVRVDIWTTIGNPDEPPPTTEPGLEALCNSIRSTISQESQIMKAVFYPNSSAVMEGFLQRIFAQVIQQHLEGLVQRASSISTLAILRILHLTHSICSSLVEDLKTYDSTLTTPPASSSRVSAPAGSGGSLSAFLDRALEEMYVPWLEGTRYLECESKNLVELYAGLLSRFTRYHETVLQAKPNSLLNKVVHQLATSGSSATTSSTAQTAAAAISKYANLFTSSSNLKTGTATPTLPPSFQKPGLTGQLRGANGGDTTARGTGSSTPVIRSAAGQELKGDLVNKGLEDKVWSTDGTLAPAMAERMMKWHAEAVGRAVELSNSGDVGKNALALLKVLSEAIGRSFIETALDSAFARLEQQDSKTEPDLQLLAILKAADQICHLWQRYTAMALFPLAGSNVPVRREMITLNSHSVVRMEGKVNNVIQKAIDNVISWLSFLLTKQKKNDYKPKNDDLSFARTITEPCELCCEFLTTVKDAANEGLSGKNAEAFLTEVGVSFHTLLLDHYKKFPVNPTGGLMLTKDLASYQDVMASYGVPAINDRFDMLRQLGNSFIVQPNVLKSYLTESHLGRIDARLLRPYLAQRSDYSQFSRSLQLDEGLPADAASDDTLTTFHAPGHGHGLFKSSRLSTMSGVAGAGMGKLKDMLKELDSLSPEEVSGARANGPKTPAAYQPMPMFYMH; this comes from the exons ATGTCAGCCCAAGATGTCCCTCCACGGCGCCCAGCGAAAAGGAACACGACAACAGCTGTCAGAAGCAGCAAGCCGGGGGATCCGGCTATCGAAAGGACACTGCAACTATCCACCTTTGAAAACAGCTATAGTACTGAAGAGTTCATCGGGGCATTGAGTGAAAAGCTCATTGCCGAGTCAAAGGCAAACCCCGGGC TCGCGGAAAGGAcaaagaagatggagaCGGACGTGAGGAGGGCAGAGCGGGAGTATGGTAAGAGGCTAAGGGAGCTTGACGGTGGTTTCGAG GCGATTGGCAAATCATTCACCAACTTGGAGAGCAAGGTAACGAATGTAGGACGTACAGCTGTTCGAATAG CAATTACAGGTGAAAACACTAGTCCCTTGGAGCAGCTTTTTGCAACACGTACCTCCAGGCAAGGCCGAGAGAAGCTCGCTGTCGTGTTGAGAAGGCTAATGGCCATCGCCAAAGATGTGGCAGACAATGCGGCTACAGCGTTATCTGAAGCTGAAGCTGGCGCGGTCCCCAAAGAAGTAACAAACGGAGATGGAGAGTCCCAAGAACCTGTTGTCAGTCAAAAAGTCGTTTCGAAGcggaggatggagagggaaaaggCGGAGAGAGTGAGAGATGAAATTGAAGGGTACTGCGAGAGGTTTGAAAAGGAGCTTCTAAAGTTGTTTGACAGAAGTTACAGAAAGGGTGATCCTAGAATGATGGCC CATTGCGCCAAAACACTTCAAGAGTTCAACGGAGGAGCTTCGTGTATCCAGATATACGTCAACCAGCATGACTTTTTCATCAAAGATCACAGCCAGATCgaaaaagatgaaaaagaCGGCGTCCGCGTTGATAT CTGGACGACAATTGGCAACCCTGACGAACCCCCTCCCACGACTGAACCTGGATTGGAAGCGCTCTGCAACTCTATCCGATCGACCATCAGTCAAGAATCACAGATCATGAAAGCTGTCTTTTATCCCAACTCGAGCGCCGTTATGGAAGGTTTCTTACAGCGTATCTTTGCGCAAGTT ATCCAACAACATCTGGAAGGTCTCGTCCAGCGCGCGTCGTCCATTTCTACCCTCGCCATCCTTCGTATTCTCCATCTCACGCATTCCATCTGTTCATCTCTTGTCGAAGATCTCAAGACGTATGACTCTACACTCACTACCCCTCCTGCCAGCTCTTCACGGGTATCAGCACCTGCTGGTTCCGGTGGATCTTTATCTGCTTTCTTGGACCGTGCTTTGGAAGAAATGTACGTTCCTTGGCTAGAAGGAACCAGGTATCTTGAATGTGAGAGCAAAAACTTGGTCGAGCTTTATGCTGGATTACTCAGTCGCTTCACGCGTTATCAT GAAACGGTTTTGCAAGCCAAACCAAATTCCCTTCTCAACAAGGTCGTTCATCAGCTCGCAACCAGCGGTTCATCCGCCACAACATCTTCCACCGCCCAAACGGCTGCTGCTGCCATATCCAAATACGCCAATCTTTTCACTTCCTCCTCTAACCTCAAAACCGGTACTGCGACACCTACCCTCCCTCCATCATTCCAAAAGCCCGGTCTCACAGGACAGTTGCGTGGCGCAAACGGTGGTGATACAACGGCAAGGGGTACAGGTAGTTCCACGCCTGTCATAAGGTCTGCTGCTGGGCAGGAACTGAAGGGAGATTTGGTAAATAAGGGCTTGGAAGATAAAGTCTGGTCGACAGATGGTACCTTGGCGCCGGCTATGGCTGAGAGAATGATGAAGTGGCATGCTGAGGCAGTGGGAAGGGCTGTAGAGCTAAGTAATAGTGGAGATGT CGGTAAGAATGCTCTGGCATTGCTGAAAGTGTTGTCCGAGGCTATCGGCCGGTCGTTCATCGAGACTGCTCTTGATTC TGCCTTTGCGAGATTGGAGCAGCAAGATAGCAAAACTGAACCGGATCTTCAACTTCTCGCAATACTCAAAGCAGCGGACCAGATTTGTCACCTGTGGCAACGCTACACTGCTATGGCTCTGTTCCCTCTGGCAGGCTCAAATGTCCCTGTTAGGAGAGAAATGATCACGCTCAACTCGCACAGCGTAGTGAGGATGGAGGGCAAAGTGAATAATGTCATACAGAAGGCGATCGACA ACGTAATTAGTTGGTTAAGCTTTCTCCTCACgaagcaaaagaagaatgatTACAAGCCTAAGAACGATGACCTTTCTTTTGCGCGGACGATCACTGAACCATGCGAACTTTGTTGCGAGTTTTTGACCACCGTCAAGGATGCTGCAAACGAGGGGCTGAGCGGGAAGAATGCAGAGGCTTTCTTGACAGAGGTTGGAGTTTCATTCCACAC ATTATTACTGGATCACTACAAGAAATTCCCGGTAAATCCGACCGGTGGTCTGATGTTGACAAA GGATCTTGCCTCGTATCAGGATGTCATGGCCTCTTACGGTGTACCCGCTATCAACGACCGCTTCGATATGCTTCGTCAGCTCGGCAATTCATTCATCGTACAACCCAACGTCCTCAAATCTTATCTCACCGAGTCTCATCTCGGCCGCATCGATGCCCGGTTACTACGCCCTTACCTTGCCCAACGCTCAGATTACTCCCAGTTCTCTCGCTCACTTCAGCTCGATGAAGGCTTGCCTGCAGATGCAGCTTCCGATGACACTCTTACCACATTTCACGCCCCAGGTCATGGGCATGGGTTATTCAAAAGTTCGCGACTGAGTACCATGAGTGGCGTCGCTGGTGCTGGGATGGGCAAGTTAAAAGATATGTTGAAAGAACTTGATTCTCTGTCTCCGGAGGAGGTTTCGGGGGCACGAGCCAATGGTCCCAAAACTCCGGCAGCTTATCAACCTATGCCCATGTTTTACATGCACTAG
- a CDS encoding transcription factor, putative (Similar to TIGR gene model, INSD accession AAW43070.1): MTAMQHGKDQEISTPPGVHDESQGHESEDGGGNEPAKRVRRRVGPFKRSRTGCGTCKRRGKKCDEEWTAEGHCQRCIIGQFECTGRTNVQSKSAAKRAQQQQRSKSMSDGNLQRESSESQWSSTDMQPSGSVSATLNHSHIDQSSIQAATAQQFLSHSTPSASSNHNQQTPPNPHGTTSSTQQETNVPFAWYNPTHAPPSAPRHDPATFLTIDHSQSLFDWSSMFSNQPSTLLASSTECGALALESIMPWTGGSNEDVTATASGSGGGSESRVGFGGGGAVQVGGGLWNDGVFGVQNQLGPSGPSQDGVGQVLGGVSPNTVDKHMRDGVSLSDLYVHVVKSWLVGAPSSIQENAHSQLRTYNNISAVMQFSRHALARAYMTLFSSSMSQVYPLSQFTDLFSKSSGNMNNLQDFPVPDLISEFNIHLPRDPKGKGKEKTYEAGQLERRMREYEQKVLTRLVADEESLKWIEDETRLLREVIVTNPSHLAELLWGVINLRHVEYIRSGASQSYNVLALGDRLVRSALGSSHPPITLSKLQTAETWSVRMFAAADIGRCIVERGRKTIFNFWSDIPTDSSPPPSSQEEPWSFHLGLPDSILILLAEIVNLSSSVCSSSSLSIKAQADELEKAIRGWQSLQMDMSEGMESGVRMERIVVGELWRLSALVLLYESVHRVGGLHPVLRNARYELLNLLDSLTPLTQDHPPNYTALPAFLAATLSTSCQDRHRSMMHLLRVGPEKVWMDNVAVVEKIWEESDTSGVLPDWWDKMKREGMSVAFF, encoded by the exons ATGACCGCGATGCAGCATGGCAAAGACCAGGAGATCAGCACCCCTCCGGGCGTCCACGATGAGAGCCAAGGTCATGAGTCggaagatggtggaggAAATGAACCTGCCAAGAGAGTCAGAAGGCGGGTTGGGCCTTTCAAACGATCCAGAACAGGTT GTGGCACATGCAAGAG GCGGGGTAAAAAATGTGACGAAGAGTGGACGGCTGAAGGTCATTGCCAGAGGTGCATCATTGGACAATTTGAGTGTACCGGTCGAACCAACGTCCAAAGCAAATCTGCTGCGAAGAGAGCCCAGCAACAGCAGAGATCAAAGAGTATGAGCGATGGCAACTTGCAGCGGGAAAGCAGCGAGAGTCAGTGGTCGTCTACGGACATGCAGCCCTCGGGTTCAGTCTCTGCCACTCTCAACCATTCTCATATAGATCAGAGCTCCATCCAGGCAGCGACGGCGCAGCAGTTTTTGTCACATTCAACCCCCAGCGCTTCTTCGAACCACAACCAACAAACACCTCCCAACCCCCATGGAACCACTTCATCCACCCAGCAAGAGACCAATGTTCCTTTCGCATGGTACAACCCCACGCATGCGCCTCCATCTGCCCCACGTCACGATCCGGCAACATTCTTGACTATCGACCACTCACAGTCCCTCTTCGACTGGTCGTCAATGTTTAGTAATCAACCTTCAACATTGTTGGCGAGCTCGACGGAGTGCGGGGCGCTGGCGTTAGAATCGATCATGCCCTGGACTGGGGGTTCTAATGAGGATGTGACTGCCACTGCAAGTGGGAGTGGGGGTGGGAGTGAAAGCAGGGTCGGGTTTGGCGGTGGGGGCGCCGTTCAGGTCGGAGGTGGCTTGTGGAACGATGGAGTATTTGGAGTGCAGAACCAATTAGGGCCAAGCGGACCTAGTCAGGACGGAGTAGGACAGGTTCTTGGAGGGGTTAGCCCGAATACGGTGGACAAGCATATGAGAGATGGAGTATCTCTATCGGATCTTT ATGTGCACGTTGTTAAATCATGGCTTGTCGGagctccttcttccatccaAGAAAACGCCCATTCACAGTTACGGACGTACAACAATATTAGCG CTGTCATGCAATTCAGTAGACACGCCCTCGCAAGAGCATACATGACGCTattctcctcttccatgTCCCAAGTTTACCCTTTATCTCAATTCACCGATCTTTTCTCCAAATCGTCAGGGAACATGAACAACCTCCAAGACTTTCCTGTTCCTGATCTCATATCAGAATTCAACATTCATCTCCCACGTGATCCTaaagggaaaggaaaggaaaagacGTACGAAGCCGGTCAgttggagaggaggatgagggagTATGAGCAAAAGGTCTTAACAAGGCTAGTTGCGGATGAAGAGAGTTTGAAGTGGATTGAGGACGAGACGAGGTTGTTGAGAGAGGTTATCGTCACCAACCCGTCTCACCTTGCTGAGCT ATTATGGGGAGTGATAAACCTTCGACACGTGGAGTATATCCGATCAGGTGCTTCACAGTCGTACAACGTACTCGCACTGGGTGACCGACTCGTTCGTTCTGCCTTGGGAAGTAGTCACCCGCCAATAACATTATCCAAACTACAAACGGCAGAGACATGGTCAGTGAGGATGTTTGCAGCTGCGGACATAGGGCGATGTATCGTCGAAAGAGGCCGGAAAACCAT ATTCAACTTTTGGTCAGACATCCCTACCGATTCCAGCCCTCCTCCGTCCTCCCAGGAAGAACCATGGTCCTTCCACCTCGGTCTCCCTGACTCCATCCTCATTCTCCTCGCCGAGATCGTCAATCTCTCCTCTTCCGTCTGttcctcatcatctctctccATTAAAGCCCAGGCGGACGAATTGGAAAAAGCGATCAGGGGATGGCAATCCCTTCAGATGGATATGAGCGAAGGGATGGAAAGCGGAGtgaggatggagaggatCGTGGTGGGTGAACTTTGGCGACTGTCGGCGCTCGTGTTGCTTTACGAGTCTGTCCATAGAGTTGGTGGTCTACATCCCGTCTTGCGTAATGCGCGATACGAGCTTCTCAATTTGCTAGATTCACTTACCCCGCTCACACAAGATCACCCGCCAAATTATACGGCTCTACCTGCTTTCCTTGCGGCAACGCTCTCGACGAGTTGTCAAGATCGACATCGTTCGATGATGCATCTGTTGAGAGTGGGGCCGGAAAAGGTATGGATGGATAATGTGGCggtggtggagaagatCTGGGAGGAGAGTGATACGAGCGGGGTGTTGCCAGACTGGTGGGATAAGATGAAACGAGAAGGGATGAGCGTGGCGTTTTTCTAA
- a CDS encoding uncharacterized protein (Similar to TIGR gene model, INSD accession AAW43032.1): MADGSEAYDVDAFPNADFPARELPRPSFSRTQDVRGLVKHVRTVAWSCDGKRAATGGEYKEIQVWDESLDSKTTTPLPSASKPSPHNHHVSSIAWSPVDPNVLISADKTFSMGSVIAVWDVTSPSAPIATFKTPGDVINLAWHPSGRHFAAVYPVKSRDLVDFFRLSSSAESEELKWEKREDITLGGLSHGIGSEEINSLRFINSGQLVCAVSNDGSISAWVYPLESVRLDVIEQMEPEQEQGQEQEDADAVTGGKEDEEDKEDEEDKEDKEDKEDKEDKEDEDDKYDLEDGPVTPDLPAVEPTAEEPVEDVKPAESNGDVEMTETENTDAKQNEESKEEEAPETNKPESQDVEMADVAQSNTQPSSAQPSRQPTPPPPPKTTPKPHAEPLRRYRHNVCYAASLLSLAYDPKGRYFVVGGQDALLSLFDTKEWICERSFDVCSAAIRHTAFSYDGEFVAIGGDDLFIAIVSVYTGQTVAKIPIPAAVNALSWNPKKNSLAYCHQGKGGVPLWHVVHQE; the protein is encoded by the exons ATGGCAGATGGCTCAGAGGCTTATGACGTTGACGCTTTTCCCAACGCTGATTTCCCAGCTAGAGAGTTGCCGCGTCCCAGCTTCAGCAGAACACAAGATGTTCGTGGTTTGGTCAAGCACGTTAGGACGGTAGCTTGGTCCTGTGATGGCAAGCGAGCGGCAACTGGTGGAGAATACAAGGAGATTCAAGTGTGGGACGAGTCG CTTGATTCTAAAACAACAACTCCTTTACCGTCAGCTTCTAAACCAAGTCCTCATAACCACCATGTTTCATCTATTGCTTGGTCACCCGTCGATCCAAACGTTTTAATATCTGCAGACAAGACGTTTAGTATGGGCAGTGTCATCGCGGTTTGGGACGTCACAT CCCCTTCCGCACCTATAGCAACGTTTAAAACGCCCGGAGACGTGATCAACCTCGCATGGCATCCGTCTGGTCGACACTTTGCTGCCGTCTATCCAGTCAAAAGCCGCGACCTTGTCGACTTTTTTCGACTCTCATCCTCTGCTGAGAGTGAGGAATTAAaatgggagaagagggaggacATCACTCTTGGGGGTCTTTCACACGGGATAGGGTCGGAGGAGATCAATAGCCTGAGATTCATCAATTCTGGTCAACTGGTTTGTGCAGTGTCGAATGATGGCTCGATCAGTGCTTGGGTTTATCCTCTAGAGAGCGTGCGCTTGGATGTGATAGAGCAAATGGAACCGGAGCAAGAACAAGGACAAGAACAAGAGGATGCCGATGCGGTTACgggagggaaagaagacgaggaagacaaggaagacgaggaagataaggaagacaaggaagacaaggaagacaaggaagataaggaagacgaggatgaCAAGTACGATCTAGAGGACGGTCCCGTGACGCCCGACTTACCAGCTGTAGAACCAACTGCCGAAGAACCTGTGGAGGATGTCAAACCTGCTGAGAGCAATGGCGATGTCGAGATGACAGAAACTGAGAATACCGACGCAAAACAAAACGAAGAATcgaaagaggaagaagcgCCAGAAACCAACAAGCCCGAATCCCAAGATGTCGAGATGGCTGACGTTGCACAATCCAATACCCAACCGTCCTCCGCTCAACCCAGCCGACAACCCACTCCTCCACCCCCCCCTAAGACAACCCCTAAACCTCATGCAGAGCCACTGAGGAGGTATCGCCATAATGTCTGCTATGCGGCTAGTTTACTAAGTCTGGCGTATGATCCGAAAGGGAGATATTTCGTGGTGGGCGGGCAGGATGCGTTGCTAAGTTTGTTCGATACGAAAGAGTGGATATGTGAAAGGAGTTTTGATGTTTGCTC AGCGGCGATACGACACACTGCGTTCTCATATGATGGGGAATTTGTAGCGATCGGAGGAGATGATTTGTTCATTGCTATT GTATCTGTCTATACCGGCCAGACTGTCGCCAAAATCCCGATCCCAGCGGCTGTGAATGCCCTTTCATGGAATCCTAAGAAGAACTCCTTAGCATATTGTCatcaaggaaaaggaggtGTACCGTTATGGCACGTGGTGCACCAAGAGTAA